The following nucleotide sequence is from Thermococcus sp..
CTCTCCTTGGGAACGTAGTTGAGCAACTTTCCGTTCTTGGCCTTTGCCGAGCCGAGGAAGTAGGAGCGCCACCTGAGGATTACCCAGCCATTAACGCCTTCGTCAACCTCGACGCTTTCTCCGGCTAAATAACGCCTCGCCCTCTCTTCATCAAGTTCAACCACGTTCTTCGTTGCCTTCGGCCCAACGAGGAAGGCCCCCTCGATTGTGAGCCTTATACCATCGCTCTCAATCCTCCCGAAGTAAACCCCCCTCCGCCCGGTGTCGCTTATCCTCAGCTCGCAGGGCTTGTAAGCGTAAACTTTCTGATGGTTGCCTCTGATTTCATAGATTAACTCCGGAGCGTAGCCGTAGTTCTCGAGGAGGAGCTTTTTCACGAGTTCAGTATCACTCGTCTTCCCTATCTCCTTCCTTGGGTTCTCACTCATCCCTATCACCCGGCTTGACTATCTTCGCTATGAAAAACGCCTCGGTGTCGTTGTCGTTCGGGTGTATTCGTAAGGCCTTCTTCAGCTCGGACGAATACTCCTTTCCATCCCACTCCAAAACGGGCTCGCTCGTCCTCACGGGAAGTTTTATGGGTTCGAGTCTGGCGTTCGTTTTTCTGAGCAGATAGTCAACGACTTCCTCGTTCTCAAGCGGGTCTATCGTGCAGGTGGAGTAAACAAGAGTTCCACCCGGTTTTAGGGCTTTGTATCCCGCTATGATGAGTCTCTTCTGGATGTTCATGTACTTGATGACCGCTTTTTCCCGCCACTCCCTCAGGAAGCGCCAGCTCTTCCTTATCATTCCGACGGAGGAGCATGGGGCATCGAGCAGAACCCTGTCGAAGGTGCTTTCAAAGCGCGCAAACTTCGCCCCATCCCTCGTTGTGACTCTCGCTATGAGGACTCCCATCCTGTTGAGGTTCGCTATGAGTACATTTGCCCTGTCCCTGTTTGGGTCGTTGGCTACTATACACCCCTCGTTTTCCAT
It contains:
- a CDS encoding tRNA (cytosine(49)-C(5))-methyltransferase, which gives rise to MSARDIIKESNPEFYERYSKLEDTDEFWEFLIKPLRQSIRVNTLKAPLEVVVERLKEEFELEPIPWVREGFFINVDNLAKVPEHGLGLIFGQEASSMIPPVVLNPRPGELVLDMAAAPGSKTGQIAQYMENEGCIVANDPNRDRANVLIANLNRMGVLIARVTTRDGAKFARFESTFDRVLLDAPCSSVGMIRKSWRFLREWREKAVIKYMNIQKRLIIAGYKALKPGGTLVYSTCTIDPLENEEVVDYLLRKTNARLEPIKLPVRTSEPVLEWDGKEYSSELKKALRIHPNDNDTEAFFIAKIVKPGDRDE